The Temnothorax longispinosus isolate EJ_2023e chromosome 4, Tlon_JGU_v1, whole genome shotgun sequence genome has a window encoding:
- the LOC139812054 gene encoding uncharacterized protein isoform X1, with protein MDVRRALPFLLLVICTINAFSIHNGRGGPNNVRRVRRISEYLVPPSPPPRSHPSNRIPRLANDQSNEPGYFMRFMQMLNPFYSPPSLPLPLPLESAPLPAATYNSPSVSIYETPPPSSINSNSEYPASTNTKNCNPCNKEPWMPLKQGEPARLTYPSNGGYPPRNPEAPYDVHSAASQEIRTPDFSYAPPLPGQESIISPLPNPHLYLGVMPPLFKPEDFNKPEQVAPGSTVSFPDTTGSTSNDGSVYDYYTGVVSQEPEHINPDLLPSSSQVTKGNINPILDEQGLEGTSIGSLDSVNHLPVSDGSSGKIGDTIFIEESPLIDFSDFTHKNESRTQSSSIPPTSNVFADFENVKTAVASVDEIFGPRQDASTESHSHTTDYYDILDPVPNESKITNSTPEKENIPPSDKVESLWNIFATPSTSTVREPIRNSMLNSMLNPDDDLTEDILHDNINVNLNYGTSGQQDRKRNPQVQLIIPYTIQYTPLPFQPSHERKLSDMGESNHDTYDIAESKNRPNIVRPPKVLDDFPQPTTNRQPSTKSPYVYYKTKQPTKSPVYYERKPDTKANNSINLERFQKNIDNWTIEKFSKSPNHYVTVPVPKAIPKEYFTTPKPISRVAELFKDNAEILDGFNFNDEEHKEYKERPKLVNHRMEARQIQMIQVQNSTESSINASTTSEKDMWRAFPVGVSSVNKERVYIVTPQPQTTPRSNPENRKQKALENAGSNTEESKKASQTDTKETNKSNTFESIEKAYQVLPQAVNNLAVASTGPESGSLWNVLPEEIYRHFPGLDAHPKPPNVACCTQHLQKGHVPNDDGSSVENAQDDYLCPCR; from the exons ATGGATGTTCGAAGA GCCTTGCCATTCTTGCTGCTGGTGATCTGCACAATCAACGCTTTTTCCATTCACAATGGCCGGGGCGGACCGAACAACGTTAGACGCGTTCGCAGAATCAGCGAGTACCTCGTCCCACCTTCGCCGCCGCCAAGGTCCCATCCATCAAACAGAATCCCAAGATTGGCGAACGATCAATCCAATGAACCAGGATACTTCATGCGATTCATGCAGATGTTGAATCCCTTTTACTCGCCACCGTCACTGCCGTTGCCGCTACCACTTGAATCCGCTCCTCTGCCCGCGGCAACTTATAATAGTCCTTCCGTTTCAATTTATGAGACACCACCTCCGTCCTCCATCAACAGTAATTCGGAATATCCTGCCTCGACTAACACTAAAAATTGTAATCCTTGCAACAAAGAACCTTGGATGCCGTTAAAACAAGGTGAACCCGCACGTTTGACATATCCTTCGAATGGCGGATATCCACCTAGAAATCCCGAAGCCCCCTATGACGTTCATTCCGCTGCCTCGCAAGAAATCAGAACTCCGGACTTCTCTTACGCGCCGCCATTGCCCGGACAAGAGAGCATCATCAGCCCGTTGCCAAACCCGCATTTGTATCTCGGAGTAATGCCGCCGCTCTTCAAACCAGAAGATTTCAATAAACCTGAACAAGTTGCTCCCGGATCTACAGTCTCTTTTCCAGATACGACGGGGTCCACTTCCAATGATGGATCTGTATATGATTATTACACAGGAGTTGTCTCTCAAGAACCAGAACATATCAATCCCGATCTACTCCCCAGTAGTAGTCAAGTGACTAAAGGTAATATTAATCCTATATTAGATGAGCAAGGGCTCGAAGGCACTAGTATAGGTTCATTAGATTCCGTAAATCATCTACCGGTCTCCGATGGATCTTCCGGGAAGATTGgagatacaatatttattgagGAGTCACCGTTGATAGATTTCAGTGATTTCACGCATAAGAATGAAAGTCGGACGCAGTCGTCCTCGATACCACCGACCTCTAACGTGTTCGCAGACTTTGAGAACGTCAAGACAGCCGTGGCATCTGTTGACGAGATTTTCGGACCGCGTCAAGACGCTTCAACGGAGTCTCACTCCCATACGACGGATTATTACGACATTTTGGATCCCGTGCCAAATGAATCGAAGATCACTAATAGCACTcctgagaaagaaaatattccgCCATCTGATAAGGTAGAGTCTTTATGGAATATTTTTGCGACCCCTTCAACGAGTACAGTTAGAGAACCGATTCGAAACAGCATGTTGAACTCGATGTTGAATCCCGATGATGATCTAACGGAAGACATATTGCATGACaacattaatgttaatttgaaCTACGGAACGTCCGGGCAGCAAGATCGGAAGAGGAATCCGCAG GTACAGCTTATCATTCCCTATACGATTCAATACACGCCACTTCCGTTCCAGCCGTCGCACGAAAGAAAGCTTTCTGACATGGGTGAATCTAATCATGATACTTATGACATCGCAGAATCAAAAAACAGACCCAACATAGTTAGACCTCCGAAAGTGTTAGATGATTTTCCTCAACCGACTACTAACCGACAACCATCAACTAAATCACCATACGTATATTACAAAACGAAACAACCAACTAAATCACCGGTATATTACGAAAGGAAACCAGATACTAAAGCGAACAATTCCATAAACTTAGAGAGATTTCAAAAGAATATCGACAATTGGACGATAGAG aaattttcaaagaGCCCAAACCATTACGTTACGGTACCGGTTCCAAAGGCGATTCCCAAAGAGTACTTTACGACCCCCAAGCCTATTAGTCGTGTAGCTGAACTTTTCAAGGACAATGCTGAGATTTTGGACGGATTCAACTTCAATGATGAAGaacataaagaatataaagaacgTCCAAAATTAGTTAATCACCGCATGGAAGCTCGACAAAtacaa atGATACAAGTTCAAAATTCGACCGAAAGCTCCATCAATGCTTCCACCACATCCGAGAAGGATATGTGGCGAGCCTTCCCCGTGGGAGTTTCTTCAGTGAACAAGGAACGCGTCTATATAGTGACACCTCAGCCACAAACTACTCCTAGATCGAATCCCGAGAATAGAAAACAGAAAGCGTTGGAGAACGCAGGTAGCAATACGGAGGAATCGAAGAAAGCATCGCAAACGGACACGAAGGAAACGAACAAGTCTAATACATTCGAGTCGATCGAGAAAGCCTATCAAGTGTTGCCTCAGGCTGTGAACAATTTGGCTGTGGCTTCCACAGGTCCTGAGAGCGGTTCTTTGTGGAACGTATTGCCCGAGGAGATATATAGACATTTCCCGGGACTAGATGCACATCCGAAACCTCCGAACGTTGCATGCTGTACTCAACACTTACAAAA GGGTCACGTGCCAAATGATGACGGATCAAGTGTGGAAAATGCTCAAGACGA
- the LOC139812054 gene encoding uncharacterized protein isoform X2 encodes MDVRRALPFLLLVICTINAFSIHNGRGGPNNVRRVRRISEYLVPPSPPPRSHPSNRIPRLANDQSNEPGYFMRFMQMLNPFYSPPSLPLPLPLESAPLPAATYNSPSVSIYETPPPSSINSNSEYPASTNTKNCNPCNKEPWMPLKQGEPARLTYPSNGGYPPRNPEAPYDVHSAASQEIRTPDFSYAPPLPGQESIISPLPNPHLYLGVMPPLFKPEDFNKPEQVAPGSTVSFPDTTGSTSNDGSVYDYYTGVVSQEPEHINPDLLPSSSQVTKDFENVKTAVASVDEIFGPRQDASTESHSHTTDYYDILDPVPNESKITNSTPEKENIPPSDKVESLWNIFATPSTSTVREPIRNSMLNSMLNPDDDLTEDILHDNINVNLNYGTSGQQDRKRNPQVQLIIPYTIQYTPLPFQPSHERKLSDMGESNHDTYDIAESKNRPNIVRPPKVLDDFPQPTTNRQPSTKSPYVYYKTKQPTKSPVYYERKPDTKANNSINLERFQKNIDNWTIEKFSKSPNHYVTVPVPKAIPKEYFTTPKPISRVAELFKDNAEILDGFNFNDEEHKEYKERPKLVNHRMEARQIQMIQVQNSTESSINASTTSEKDMWRAFPVGVSSVNKERVYIVTPQPQTTPRSNPENRKQKALENAGSNTEESKKASQTDTKETNKSNTFESIEKAYQVLPQAVNNLAVASTGPESGSLWNVLPEEIYRHFPGLDAHPKPPNVACCTQHLQKGHVPNDDGSSVENAQDDYLCPCR; translated from the exons ATGGATGTTCGAAGA GCCTTGCCATTCTTGCTGCTGGTGATCTGCACAATCAACGCTTTTTCCATTCACAATGGCCGGGGCGGACCGAACAACGTTAGACGCGTTCGCAGAATCAGCGAGTACCTCGTCCCACCTTCGCCGCCGCCAAGGTCCCATCCATCAAACAGAATCCCAAGATTGGCGAACGATCAATCCAATGAACCAGGATACTTCATGCGATTCATGCAGATGTTGAATCCCTTTTACTCGCCACCGTCACTGCCGTTGCCGCTACCACTTGAATCCGCTCCTCTGCCCGCGGCAACTTATAATAGTCCTTCCGTTTCAATTTATGAGACACCACCTCCGTCCTCCATCAACAGTAATTCGGAATATCCTGCCTCGACTAACACTAAAAATTGTAATCCTTGCAACAAAGAACCTTGGATGCCGTTAAAACAAGGTGAACCCGCACGTTTGACATATCCTTCGAATGGCGGATATCCACCTAGAAATCCCGAAGCCCCCTATGACGTTCATTCCGCTGCCTCGCAAGAAATCAGAACTCCGGACTTCTCTTACGCGCCGCCATTGCCCGGACAAGAGAGCATCATCAGCCCGTTGCCAAACCCGCATTTGTATCTCGGAGTAATGCCGCCGCTCTTCAAACCAGAAGATTTCAATAAACCTGAACAAGTTGCTCCCGGATCTACAGTCTCTTTTCCAGATACGACGGGGTCCACTTCCAATGATGGATCTGTATATGATTATTACACAGGAGTTGTCTCTCAAGAACCAGAACATATCAATCCCGATCTACTCCCCAGTAGTAGTCAAGTGACTAAAG ACTTTGAGAACGTCAAGACAGCCGTGGCATCTGTTGACGAGATTTTCGGACCGCGTCAAGACGCTTCAACGGAGTCTCACTCCCATACGACGGATTATTACGACATTTTGGATCCCGTGCCAAATGAATCGAAGATCACTAATAGCACTcctgagaaagaaaatattccgCCATCTGATAAGGTAGAGTCTTTATGGAATATTTTTGCGACCCCTTCAACGAGTACAGTTAGAGAACCGATTCGAAACAGCATGTTGAACTCGATGTTGAATCCCGATGATGATCTAACGGAAGACATATTGCATGACaacattaatgttaatttgaaCTACGGAACGTCCGGGCAGCAAGATCGGAAGAGGAATCCGCAG GTACAGCTTATCATTCCCTATACGATTCAATACACGCCACTTCCGTTCCAGCCGTCGCACGAAAGAAAGCTTTCTGACATGGGTGAATCTAATCATGATACTTATGACATCGCAGAATCAAAAAACAGACCCAACATAGTTAGACCTCCGAAAGTGTTAGATGATTTTCCTCAACCGACTACTAACCGACAACCATCAACTAAATCACCATACGTATATTACAAAACGAAACAACCAACTAAATCACCGGTATATTACGAAAGGAAACCAGATACTAAAGCGAACAATTCCATAAACTTAGAGAGATTTCAAAAGAATATCGACAATTGGACGATAGAG aaattttcaaagaGCCCAAACCATTACGTTACGGTACCGGTTCCAAAGGCGATTCCCAAAGAGTACTTTACGACCCCCAAGCCTATTAGTCGTGTAGCTGAACTTTTCAAGGACAATGCTGAGATTTTGGACGGATTCAACTTCAATGATGAAGaacataaagaatataaagaacgTCCAAAATTAGTTAATCACCGCATGGAAGCTCGACAAAtacaa atGATACAAGTTCAAAATTCGACCGAAAGCTCCATCAATGCTTCCACCACATCCGAGAAGGATATGTGGCGAGCCTTCCCCGTGGGAGTTTCTTCAGTGAACAAGGAACGCGTCTATATAGTGACACCTCAGCCACAAACTACTCCTAGATCGAATCCCGAGAATAGAAAACAGAAAGCGTTGGAGAACGCAGGTAGCAATACGGAGGAATCGAAGAAAGCATCGCAAACGGACACGAAGGAAACGAACAAGTCTAATACATTCGAGTCGATCGAGAAAGCCTATCAAGTGTTGCCTCAGGCTGTGAACAATTTGGCTGTGGCTTCCACAGGTCCTGAGAGCGGTTCTTTGTGGAACGTATTGCCCGAGGAGATATATAGACATTTCCCGGGACTAGATGCACATCCGAAACCTCCGAACGTTGCATGCTGTACTCAACACTTACAAAA GGGTCACGTGCCAAATGATGACGGATCAAGTGTGGAAAATGCTCAAGACGA
- the LOC139812166 gene encoding methyl farnesoate epoxidase, translating to MWFIIICLAITFTIKILYDWRRPSMFPPGPRGLPIVGNILDVKRLVDETKFYSHAWCRLADIYGPIVGLKLGIAEPLIIVSGKDAVIEMMSRPQFDGRPNGFVHRLRTGGERRGVLFTDGDVWRDQRRFALRTLKEFGFGNGTMEDIILNDAVSLTTTIESLSKSGPITNLYNITSIAVLNSLWTLVAGARFDLENPKLTEILSVVNGIIRNSNVTGGILTHLPFLRYIIPGLTGFTVLNQRLTRMWQFIGSEIARHKQTRTHGEFRDFIDVYLAEMETKQSSSTISSFDEEQLISVVKDLFSAGVETTNNTIGFIITYLIVKQDVQRKVHEEIDRVLGKDLLPRIVYKNRLPYLNATIAEVTRLANVGPTSIPHRAMTDSILLGYEIKKNYSLLANLRSVHMDEQHWGDPKVFRPERFINDEGEFVEDPWLIPFGLGHRKCLGETLARNSVFLFVACLLQKFQFVLPPGHPDLFLDGVDGFTIAPPDISVVAIKRI from the exons atgtggtttataataatttgccTGGCGATAACATTCACGATAAAGATTCTGTACGACTGGCGCCGACCATCAATGTTTCCTCCAG GACCTCGCGGCTTGCCGATCGTGGGAAACATATTGGATGTGAAACGTCTGGTCGATGAAACGAAGTTCTATTCTCATGCCTGGTGTCGGTTAGCCGACATTTACGGACCCATCGTCGGCTTGAAGCTCGGCATAGCCGAACCGTTGATCATTGTTTCCGGTAAGGATGCGGTGATCGAGATGATGAGTCGACCTCAGTTTGACGGCAGACCTAATGGATTTGTACATAGACTTCGGACGGGGGGTGAACGGAGGGGTGTACTATTCACCGATGGCGATGTCTGGCGAGACCAAAGAAG ATTTGCTCTGAGAACGTTGAAGGAATTTGGATTCGGAAATGGTACAATGGaggatataatattaaacgaCGCGGTTTCCTTAACGACCACGATTGAATCGCTGAGTAAATCGGGACCAATTACCAACTTGTACAATATTACCTCCATAGCTGTTCTCAATAGTTTATGGACATTAGTCGCTGGAGCCAG ATTTGACTTGGAGAATCCGAAACTGACAGAGATTTTATCAGTGGTAAACGGGATTATCAGAAATAGCAACGTCACCGGCGGCATATTGACCCACTTGCCGTTTTTAAGATACATTATCCCAGGGTTAACCGGGTTTACTGTACTAAATCAAAGACTGACACGAATGTGGCAATTCATCGGG TCTGAAATAGCGAGGCACAAACAAACTAGAACACACGGCGAGTTCAGAGACTTTATCGATGTTTACCTAGCGGAAATGGAAACCAAGCAATCAAGCTCAACCATATCGTCTTTTGACG AAGAGCAATTAATTAGCGTTGTGAAAGACCTCTTCAGCGCCGGTGTGGAAACGACAAACAATACAATTGGCTTCATTATCACGTATCTCATAGTGAAACAGGATGTGCAAAGAAAAGTGCACGAGGAAATCGACAGGGTGCTAGGCAAGGATCTCCTACCTCGTATAGTGTACAAAAATCG ATTGCCATACTTGAACGCGACGATAGCGGAAGTAACGAGGCTGGCGAACGTCGGGCCTACTTCAATCCCTCATCGGGCGATGACTGACTCCATTCTACTGGGCTacgagataaaaaagaattattccTTGCTGGCTAACTTGCGAAGCGTACATATGGACGAGCAGCATTGGGGAGATCCGAAGGTGTTTCGACCTGAGAGATTTATTAATGACGAAGGAGAATTCGTCGAGGATCCGTGGTTAATACCGTTCGGCTTAG GTCATAGAAAGTGCCTGGGCGAGACCTTGGCAAGGAACAGCGTATTCCTGTTTGTCGCATGTCTACTGCAGAAATTTCAGTTTGTGTTACCTCCGGGACATCCTGACCTCTTTTTAGACGGTGTCGACGGCTTTACGATCGCACCACCTGATATAAGTGTCGTTGCTATCAAAAGAATATGA
- the LOC139811656 gene encoding uncharacterized protein, which translates to MLVRAPYSFLFILAVCSWFRYNAAVPLASHSSNQMQDAFKEKKTDSQSDSDDNSLDSGSMRETKTLEDTSEDDKHDEHEETDEDDENDEISNTSNVNQNMNMNMNTNVFNRGERHRITRNGERHKQTTTTEDTTTVTEYGTLEEIAREEATNCGNARRMNQRYSSSFYENTTDNALTVEKEFHDVVGNNSKVKKSGSVHEGEDITLCWIEMTTIKEDKTTQPPKRLVIREYTISFENSVTIPERYLECKRYEGELTANDPDIGKTALFEVIDEDTMVSRVVNFTSVNHAGNVTTWQHKKVKCGVGPVVSKNIVELNDGSKNPKKRVEIKVSPKMHQLTATTTEEEPCTESSEETEESSTLTESTEHATGLSCENGVCETTVTSPSISTKNGKVSTAEETVTKLQSKTESESEEDYSLPPVTKSLTLPDEEVSRRSTSAFPKISTTIQEYQEKIDCEENSSDPACLTEKYSKYDTPSPGQLFPELSAEVSTTEAETSIPIGRDKEITAKEEGRLKETTQSSFTSREEKKVTSDLVTEETIVTDISMESTEAHASQSTDQVSVDDSSTISLETKIMTSEDLDKIDHVPSSSKVTSKVTSGKVETEPDITTAIPVEFIEFTKGPDKPGQGLDKLSESPISTESVTGPIISESSSTSEEVPSEESEESETSAIEGTALVGGPKTSSEGKFVSMSTRTLPKEVRSTTLSPAISSEVDHSCENSEECEHIASSEACDASGNCGETTTRCDSGECSKEGITEDQSKFDTSPPLIMTKVPPSATSSRSSEESGMIETQHTTVANVATTVLTSRENTSTAVNIPVTMDTRRSTTTSTPRHKLTLKVKVLLEHINENKEKQNLVEVEKHLSLDENPGQHDNPELLEQLKSLNDSVNMETISALLNCTSLGNLTRDSNFVSGEPGDAVDGNDEELEFSDIDPDEDSISEPFASGYVDAKSDYSEYEEHEVSSRRRRRRRSLVNPMKELNRFVRRSLYDPTDSVADSFNTSLNVSKSQQTELTKDNLQLSTTTNYTEEETTENERNTTKERDESTTTLPSTTMSIIDLSNASESHEANQTKENIQLTTTIKPEEETSNAVYIGSEKNITNERNESARSLTKENISNETKMEVVRETLPGIQQDVVVGLQHMVSQLAQGNLTSIKNIPETVKTNLLGILADPKDTRVHSRRRRAAAEEVGHWSNERIKEAPMGGNLRSLTEFTLYKVVP; encoded by the exons ATGCTGGTTCGCGCGCCATACTCCTTCCTTTTCATTCTTGCG GTCTGCAGTTGGTTTAGATATAATGCTGCAGTTCCACTTGCCTCTCATTCATCAAATCAA ATGCAGGATGCattcaaagagaaaaaaacagattcCCAATCTGATTCGGATGATAATTCCTTGGATTCTGGTTCCATGAGGGAGACGAAAACATTGGAAGACACATCCGAGGATGATAAACACGACGAACATGAAGAAACTGATGAAGATGACGAAAATGACGAAATTTCAAA CACCAGCAATGTAAATCAGaatatgaatatgaatatGAATACGAATGTCTTCAATCGCGGTGAGCGTCATCGCATTACGCGTAACGGCGAGCGTCATAAGCAAACCACGACGACGGAAGATACTACAACGGTCACAGAATACGGGACATTGGAAGAAATAGCCAGGGAAGAAGCAACGAATTGTGGAAACGCCAGAAGGATGAACCAGAGGTACTCGAGTAGCTTTTACGAGAATACGACGGACAACGCGCTGACCGTGGAAAAGGAGTTCCACGACGTGGTCGGCAACAATTCCAAAGTGAAGAAATCTGGTAGCGTTCACGAGGGCGAGGACATCACTCTGTGCTGGATCGAAATGACGACTATCAAGGAGGACAAGACCACTCAGCCGCCGAAGAGACTGGTTATTCGCGAATACACGATCTCCTTTGAGAACTCGGTAACTATACCGGAAAGGTACCTCGAATGTAAAAGGTACGAGGGCGAACTGACGGCGAACGATCCCGATATCGGCAAGACGGCCCTGTTTGAAGTCATAGACGAAGACACGATGGTCAGCAGGGTCGTCAATTTCACCTCGGTCAATCATGCTGGTAATGTCACTACTTGGCAACACAAAAAGGTGAAATGCGGGGTCGGTCCGGTGGTCAGTAAGAATATCGTGGAACTGAACGACGGCTCGAAGAACCCGAAGAAAAGAGTGGAGATCAAAGTTAGTCCCAAGATGCATCAACTGACGGCGACGACAACCGAGGAGGAACCCTGCACGGAAAGTTCCGAGGAAACTGAAGAGAGCAGCACACTCACCGAATCTACTGAACACGCTACTGGACTATCCTGCGAGAATGGCGTTTGCGAAACAACCGTGACCTCCCCAAGCATTTCAACAAAAAACGGTAAAGTCAGCACAGCTGAAGAAACGGTTACTAAGCTGCAGAGCAAAaccgagagcgagagcgaagAAGATTATAGTTTGCCCCCTGTTACGAAGTCATTAACGTTGCCTGATGAAGAGGTATCCAGAAGATCGACGAGTGCCTTTCCTAAAATATCGACTACGATTCAGGAATATCAGGAGAAGATAGACTGCGAGGAGAATTCGTCAGATCCAGCGTGTTTAAcggaaaaatatagtaaatatgATACACCTTCTCCGGGACAATTATTTCCTGAACTATCAGCTGAAGTTTCTACGACGGAAGCCGAAACGTCAATTCCAATCGGACGCGATAAAGAAATAACTGCGAAAGAAGAGGGGAGACTGAAGGAGACCACGCAATCTTCATTTACGTctagagaagagaaaaaagtaacttctGATTTAGTAACTGAAGAGACAATTGTAACAGATATTTCCATGGAGTCTACAGAAGCACATGCATCTCAGTCAACGGATCAAGTATCTGTCGATGATAGTAGTACTATTTCATTGGAAACGAAGATTATGACAAGCGAAGACTTAGATAAAATTGACCATGTTCCATCTTCAAGTAAAGTCACGAGTAAAGTGACTTCAGGCAAAGTTGAAACTGAACCAGATATTACGACCGCGATACCGGTTGAATTTATCGAATTCACGAAAGGACCCGATAAACCTGGTCAGGGCTTGGATAAATTATCCGAATCGCCAATCTCGACTGAGAGTGTAACCGGTCCTATAATTAGCGAGTCCTCATCGACGTCCGAAGAAGTGCCCTCCGAGGAAAGCGAGGAAAGCGAAACATCTGCAATCGAAGGGACGGCGTTGGTTGGAGGACCAAAGACCTCTAGCGAAGGAAAATTCGTTTCGATGTCTACAAGAACGTTGCCGAAGGAGGTCAGATCGACGACTTTGTCACCGGCGATAAGCAGCGAGGTGGACCATTCGTGCGAAAACTCCGAGGAGTGCGAACACATCGCTAGTTCGGAAGCCTGCGACGCGTCCGGAAATTGTGGCGAGACGACCACTAGGTGCGATTCAGGGGAATGTTCCAAGGAGGGGATCACGGAGGATCAATCAAAATTTGATACGAGTCCTCCGTTAATAATGACGAAAGTTCCACCGTCCGCGACTAGTTCGCGATCGTCTGAGGAATCAGGTATGATCGAGACTCAGCACACGACTGTTGCGAATGTCGCGACGACCGTGTTAACATCTCGAGAGAACACTTCGACGGCTGTCAACATTCCCGTCACGATGGACACCCGAAGGAGCACGACTACAAGCACGCCGCGGCACAAGCTGACTCTGAAAGTCAAAGTTCTCCTGGAGCACATCAACGAAAACAAGGAGAAACAGAACTTGGTCGAGGTGGAGAAACATTTGTCGCTGGACGAGAATCCGGGACAGCACGATAATCCCGAGTTACTCGAGCAATTGAAATCCCTGAACGATTCCGTCAATATGGAGACCATAAGCGCACTGCTGAATTGTACTAGCTTGGGAAATTTGACAAGGGATTCGAATTTCGTCAGCGGAGAACCGGGTGATGCTGTTGACGGTAATGACGAAGAATTGGAATTTTCGGATATTGATCCTGATGAGGATTCGATCTCAGAGCCGTTCGCTTCTGGATACGTCGATGCTAAAAGCGATTATTCGGAATATGAAGAGCACGAGGTATCATCTcgaagaagacgaagacgaagaagtCTTGTTAATCCAATGAAAGAGCTAAATAGATTTGTTAGACGAAGTCTTTATGATCCCACCGATTCTGTGGCTGATTCTTTTAACACTTCTCTTAATGTTTCAAAATCTCAGCAGACTGAATTAACAAAGGACAACTTGCAACTTTCGACAACGACAAATTACACCGAGGAGGAAACAACggaaaatgaaagaaacaCAACTAAGGAAAGAGATGAGAGCACGACGACGTTACCTTCGACAACAATGAGCATCATTGATCTCTCAAATGCTTCGGAATCTCACGAGGCTAATCAGACGAAGGAGAACATACAGTTAACCACTACAATTAAACCCGAAGAGGAAACGAGCAATGCTGTATACATAggaagtgaaaaaaatataaccaACGAAAGAAATGAAAGCGCAAGATCTTTGACGAAGGAGAACATCAGCAACGAAACAAAAATGGAGGTCGTGCGAGAAACGTTACCAGGAATACAGCAGGATGTTGTGGTCGGATTGCAGCATATGGTGTCGCAATTGGCACAAGGTAATCTGACTTCGATAAAGAACATTCCAGAAACcgttaaaacaaatttattggGTATTTTGGCGGACCCCAAAGATACCAGAGTTCActcgagaagaagaagagcgGCCGCGGAAGAGGTCGGACACTGGTCGAACGAAAGAATCAAGGAGGCACCCATGGGTGGCAATCTTAGAAGTCTCACTGAATTCACACTATACAAAGTCGTTCCTTGA
- the LOC139811657 gene encoding uncharacterized protein, which produces MDRFSIVVLLCLCSSLKIAEGQTTAKPTCTEIGAFEINDGTCKNYYICVNDGETLNPVILSCASSAIFDPSQGICVSQNTATCQQTTTMAPSTTSAPFCLRYGRFPIQDVECKKYYLCYWNGTRYAIMGNLTCPNTLVFYPLAEKCVSPRTYNCSGTTKSG; this is translated from the coding sequence ATGGATCGTTTCTCGATAGTCGTTCTTTTGTGCCTCTGCTCTTCTCTCAAAATCGCCGAAGGTCAGACCACGGCAAAACCTACCTGCACGGAAATAGGCGCTTTTGAAATTAACGATGGGACTTGCAAGAACTATTATATTTGTGTGAACGACGGCGAGACCCTCAACCCGGTAATCCTGTCCTGCGCCAGTTCTGCCATATTCGACCCTTCTCAGGGTATATGCGTATCTCAGAACACGGCTACGTGTCAACAAACGACGACAATGGCACCGTCGACCACCTCAGCACCATTCTGCCTTCGCTACGGCAGGTTTCCGATACAGGATGtggaatgtaaaaaatattacttgtgTTATTGGAACGGCACCCGCTACGCCATAATGGGCAATCTTACGTGCCCGAATACTCTGGTATTCTACCCATTAGCGGAAAAATGTGTATCGCCACGGACGTACAATTGTTCAGGAACAACCAAGTCGGGATAA